In Aquipuribacter nitratireducens, the genomic stretch AGCAACCGCGTGGAGTTCTGCCCGACCCGGTAGATGCTCCGCGGGTCACCGCCCTCCGTGCGAGGGTCGGCGGCCATGGCGGCGCCGATCATCGTGCCGACGATGCCCTGGACGTCGTCGAGCGCCTGCGCGAGGAGCTCCCGTTCGGTCGCGAGGTCGCCGGAGCCGTCGTCGGCCTTCACGAACTCCTGGATCTGGCCGGCGACGTGACCGAGCGCCTGCCCCTTGTCCCGCACGATCTTGCGGAAGAAGAAGTCGAGCCCCTGGATCGCCGTCGTGCCCTCGTACAGGGTGTCGATCTTGGCGTCCCGCACGTACTGCTCGATCGGGTAGTCGGCGAGGAAGCCCGAGCCGCCGAGCGTCTGGAGGCTCTCCGTCCCCAGCAGCACCCACGAGCGCTCCGAGCCGCAGCCCTTGACGAGCGGCAGCAGCAGGTCGTTGACCCGCTCCGCGGTCTCGTCGCGCTCGCCGCGGCGGCCGGCGAGGTCGACCGCGTCCTGGAACGTCGCGGTGTACGCGATGAGGGCGCGCAGGCCCTCCGCGTACGCCTTCTGCGTCATGAGCGACCGGCGGACGTCGGGGTGGTGGGTGATCGTCACCCGGGGAGCGGACTTGTCCGTCATCTGCGTGAGGTCGGCGCCCTGCACGCGCGTCTTCGCGTACTCGAGGGCGTTGAGGTAGCCCGCCGACAGCGTCGCGATCGCCTTCGTGCCCACCATCATCCGCGCGTACTCGATGATCTTGAACATCTGGGCGATGCCGTCGTGGACCTCGCCGAGCAGGGTGCCGACGGCCGGGACGCCGTCGACCTCGCCGAAGCGGACCTCGCACGTCGTCGACACCTTGAGGCCCATCTTGTGCTCGACGTTCGTGACGAAGGCCCCGTTGCGCTCCCCGAGCGCCCCGGTCGCGGGGTCGACGTGGAACTTCGGGACGATGAACAGCGACAGCCCCTTCGTGCCCGGACCGGCGCCCTCGGGCCGGGCGAGGACGAAGTGGATGATGTTGTCGGCCATGTCGTGCTCGGCGGAGGTGATGAACCGCTTGACGCCCGTGACGTGCCACGTGCCGTCCGGCTGCTGCACGGCCCGCGCGCGACCGGCGCCGACGTCGGAGCCGGCGTCCGGCTCCGTGAGGACCATCGTCGCCCCCCAGCGGTCGTCGACCATGAGCTGGGCGAGCCGCTTCTGCTCGTCGGTGCCGAGCGCGTGCATGACGTGGGCGAAGCTGAACGAGGAGGCGTACATGTGGACCGCCGGGTTGGCCCCGAGGACCATCTCCGACGCCGCCCACCGCAGCGACGGCGGCACCTCGGTGCCGCCGAGCGCCTCGGGCAGCTCCATGCGCCACCACTCGGAGTCGAGGTAGGCCTGGTAGGAGGCCTTGAACGACTCCGGCAGCGTGACGGAGTGGGTGGTGGGGTCGAAGACCGGCGGGTTGGCGTCGGAGCCGAGGAGCGAGTCCGCGAGCTCGTTCTCCGCCAGGCGCGCGACCTCCTTGAGGATCTCGTGCGCGACGTCGGTGTCGACGTCCCCGTACGCGCCGCTGCCCAGCACCTCGTCGCGCCCGAACACCTCGAAGAGGTTGAACTCGATGTCGCGCAGGTTGCTCCGGTAGTGCCCCATCGCCGTCCTCCGTAAGGGGACGTCCACGTCCCCGTCGTCGCGCCGACCG encodes the following:
- a CDS encoding acyl-CoA dehydrogenase, whose translation is MGHYRSNLRDIEFNLFEVFGRDEVLGSGAYGDVDTDVAHEILKEVARLAENELADSLLGSDANPPVFDPTTHSVTLPESFKASYQAYLDSEWWRMELPEALGGTEVPPSLRWAASEMVLGANPAVHMYASSFSFAHVMHALGTDEQKRLAQLMVDDRWGATMVLTEPDAGSDVGAGRARAVQQPDGTWHVTGVKRFITSAEHDMADNIIHFVLARPEGAGPGTKGLSLFIVPKFHVDPATGALGERNGAFVTNVEHKMGLKVSTTCEVRFGEVDGVPAVGTLLGEVHDGIAQMFKIIEYARMMVGTKAIATLSAGYLNALEYAKTRVQGADLTQMTDKSAPRVTITHHPDVRRSLMTQKAYAEGLRALIAYTATFQDAVDLAGRRGERDETAERVNDLLLPLVKGCGSERSWVLLGTESLQTLGGSGFLADYPIEQYVRDAKIDTLYEGTTAIQGLDFFFRKIVRDKGQALGHVAGQIQEFVKADDGSGDLATERELLAQALDDVQGIVGTMIGAAMAADPRTEGGDPRSIYRVGQNSTRLLLAAGDLVVGWLLLRQADVALGALAREGVSARDRDFYTGKVAAARFFARTVLPRLSAERRIAETVDDGLMEVPEAAF